Part of the Oncorhynchus mykiss isolate Arlee chromosome 12, USDA_OmykA_1.1, whole genome shotgun sequence genome, agttatgaaaacttaggacactaaagaggcctttctattgactggaaaaacaccaaaCTAAAGATGCCCagcgtccctgctcatctgtgtgaacgtgccttaggcatgctgcaaggacgcatgaggactgcaggtgtggcaagggcaataaattgcattgtccgtactgtgagacgtctaagacggcgctacagggagacaggatcgtcctcgcagtggccgaccacgtgtaacaatatcggtatatccgaacatcacacctgcgggacaggtacaggatggcaacaactgcccaagttacaccgggaatgcacaatccctccatcagtgctcagactgtccgcaataggctgaacTGAGgatttgtaggcctgttgtagtaaggcaggtcctcaccagacatcaccgtcaacaacgttgcctatgggcacaaaccaccgttgctggaccagacaggactggcaaaaagtgctcttcactgactgttttgtctcaccaggggtgatggttggggtTGAGTTTGAggttatcgtcgaaggaatgagtgttacaccaaggcctgtactctaaAGCGGGAGTGATTTGGTAGAAGGTccttcatggtctggggcggtgtgtcacagcatcataggactgagcttgtcattgcaggcatatctcaacgctgtgcattagtTACAGGGAAGGCCTCCACctacctcatgtggtacccttcccgcAGGCTCAttttgacatgaccctccagcatgacaatgccaccagccatatggcttgttctgtgtgtgatttcctgcaagacaggaatggcagtgttctgccatggccagcgaagagcccggacctTGTCTGAgatctgttggatcggagggtgagggctagcccccccccccccccccccccccagaaatgtctgtgaacttgcaggtgcctaggtggaagagtggggtaacatctcacagcaagaactggtaaagctggtgcagtccatgaggagatgcactgcagtacttaatgcagctggtggccacaccagatactgacttacttttgacccaccccccctttgttcagggacacatttcatttctgttagtcacatgtctgtggaacttgttcagtatgtctcagttgttgaatcttgtgtaaatatttatatgaacatgacatttttgctgaaaataaatgcagttgacagacttaaaaaaaaaaaaaaaaattacatgaGTACATGACAAACGCTTAattgttctctctcccctccacagaAGACAGATGTATTGGTGGAGAGCTCCAATAAGACGGGCACTCTCAGCAGTAAATGTGTTGTGTGCAAATGCCACGTTCATCTGGTCCAACGGCACTTCATCGATGGGAAGCTTTACCACAGGAGCTGCTTCAAGTAAATCTCCGCTTTAAACAGACAGCAGCTCCATCATTATggttaaaacatgttgatacctTTGTTGCACCTTTCACCAGGTGCAGTGAATGCTCCAACGTCCTCCTGGCTGGGGCCTATAAACCAGGGAAGGAGCCAGGTTGCTTCATCTGTAATGACCACCAGAACACCAAGAATGACTACAACAAGCCTCCCTCTGGGGTTGTCATCCAGACCGGATGCCCAAGTGCCAACGTTGAATTCAAAAGTGACACCAGCAGAGTCCAGTCTGTGTCCCGCCCCACCTCTGTGCCTTTGACTCCCATCAAGGGTGTCTTGAAGCCCGTGGAGACCACCACCCCAGCTCCCCAACCATGGACCAGCTCGGCCCAGAGAACCCAGGCAGCACGGCAGAGGTTCTTCCAGTCATCTTCCTCCACCCCAGAGGCCCCCTCCAGCAGCCAGAAGCCCTCGGTACTGCCGAGGGTGCCCCTGAGTCCTGAGGAAGAGAAGAACCGAGCCAGGGCCGTCATTACCAAGAAACTAGTTGAGGCGAACTGCAACAACAATAACACCAGATACTTTGTTATCCGACCAGCAGAAAGGAGGTGAGAAAAGGCTTATGTGTTTACCTACAGGCTTTTAGTCTTCAAGTGTGCACAGTTCATCTCATTTTGTGGATGTCAGCTAATATTAAATGTACATTTCCAAACCTAATGGTGATAGTATTGCTTCCCAGGTTTGGAGATATGGTAAACTCAGATGACCTCCCCAGCTGGAATCAGGCTGAATGTGGGCCAGGCACAGCAGGACAACTCTTCACCAGCAATAAGGAATTGCTTAACACTGTCAACAAAGCCAGCGCCAGACCAACAACCGTATCCTCCACCATCAAAGGCAAGTTTATTTTAAGAGCATGAAAATAAGATGAGCTTCTAGTGCATTAGCAGTCTTCACTAACATCCTTTTTTAATTTGCACATCCCAGCTTGTTTAGCCctctttttttaatgttttttttaaacactaaATTGAGTTGTAGAATTTGATAATGAGCTTGAATAATAGTCTCCTTTCAAAATGTATTTCTTTGGCAGTAAATGCAGACCGTGCAGAGGCTCCTGTTAACTGGCGATCAAAGCTCAAGCCTGTTAAAAATGGACCAGGACTGAAGTAAGTTTGGACTGCTCATCAGTTATCTATTTATTAACCACTTTCTTTCTAATCCTGTACATCCACACAAAGGGAAGGCAGGTATTGTCACCCGGGTGAGAGATTCAATTATATATCTGATCTGGAGCGCTAACCAGTTGGGCGTCTCATGTATCCACTCCTCCAGCCTGCGGATTCATCCTGCCTCGCCCTGCTCTGTTATGGCTGACTGGCTCAAATTGCAGccactctcctcccccatcctcacaAGTCCCAAGGAGTGCTATGGCTGAAATGAACCCTAGTGCACCACTAACTAGTTTCCCAGAATTCCCCCTGATGACCCCCTCCACTGTTTTCTCACCTCCATTATTTCTAAATATAAGGTGAGGCTGAATGTTCTTTTTTTACTTACTGTATGTTCAATCCAAAATGGTTGATTTCAGGGGAAAGTCCAATATCTTCCTGCTCCTTACATGCACCCTCTTTCTCCAGGACCTCTGACTCTGAGAACCAAGCGATCATTGTTGAGCAACCCAAACCTGAAGCCATCTTGAAGTCCTTTGCTACTAGTATCGTCGTCAACATCCACTCTACCTCTCCTCCGATTCCCCCACCTGCCTTCAACCCTCCTCCACCTGGCCCGGTGTCTCACAGAGCTCCGTCTCCCAAGCAGCCCCATTGCGGCTCTGGAGGCTTGGGTACATGCTTTTTATTATCCTCTATACTTGGCAGAGTAGTGATTACTCAATCATTTGAGACCctaaacattttcaaagactTGTTGGGATTTTAAATTATATCGCGCTTCACCTTCTAGGTACTAAAGATGGTAATTATTCTACTCCTCTGTTGTCCACTCCTCCCCTGGTTCCTGTCTGGCACAGGGTTCCCACTCCAAATAAGCCTCACCACAGCTTTGCAGGATTGGGTAAAGACAAGAACTCCATTCAGTGATTGCATTGCCACAATATATTTGTAATCTATATATTGCAGTTTAAtctgttacatttttttttaggcTCAACGGATGGCAATTCTCCCCCTATATCTCCTAAACCGCTTCGCCAGAGCTCCACAGGTTAGACTGGGCCTTCACTTTCTATTACCAGACATTCTCAACCATTGATGTTTTAatcttttttttatatatgtCCTAGCTTGTTTATTTTCCGAGGTTAAGTCTTGTGTGACAATGGCTCCCTGATTGTCAGCCATTAAATATGTAATAATCCTCTTTTATCTACCTCTTAGGCTCCAAAAATGGAAAGTATTTGTCACCCACAAACACCTCCCAGTCTGAAATGAGGTCACCCTCGGTAAGTTATCAGTTATGTCTCATACATAAAGAGTGGCATGTTAGGATAGTTATTTCCTCTGATAAGCTCTACTATGTGATAATATGTCATTCTTATGAAATTTTCATGTCagttaaataaatacacaggATTAGCAATTGACACcatgggtttttctttgttttgttcAATGTAAGTCCCATCACATCCCCATGGACCAGATAGTGAAGGAGCTGTGTGAGATTGGAGACATCCTGGGTGACTTGGAGAGGaagggagtggagatggagaagaGGCTTCGCAGCTGTGAGGAAGGTACTTTCCATTGAACTTCCCTTTACTCCCAGTGTCCCTCCCTCTGTTGATGTTGACTAATAGCGATTGCCAGTGAGAGGGAGGTCTTCTGCATACACTTTCTCGTTTTAGTTAAGTTATTGGTTTTGGGACTGGTCTGGCTTTTGAAGGACTTAAATGACAAGTGTTTCTGCACACAGTTATGTTAAAGAAGACTGACCATGTTTCAACCTTAACTGGGTCTTTTGTCAGGACAGGATTTTGAAGGACAccatgggagaatctcaattgcctGCTCCTCCTCAACCcgttggatgagaaagccagaagcccctcccctctgaccttctccaatgggttttgagaaggggAGAgtgtgcaattgagattctccccttCTATCAAAGTTTATTTCCAAGTAAACTTCCAAATAGACCAGCCTTTATGATTAGATATTTATTAATGTACTTCAATTGAAATGGCCCAGTCCCTCCACTATTCTCAGTTTTGAGTTGTGCTCTGATGGTGAGCATGTTATCCCTGCAGCCCACCTGGGACTTTACACAGGAATCCAAACCCACACAGCCTGGAGGGGAGAGGTGTGACTGGCGAACAGGTTCCATTTCCCTCCTCTACGGCCCAATGAGGCGAGAGGCAGGCACTGCCCACATGAGGgcaccttctccctctctgataCTATCCATCTCCCTTGAGTGATAGAGAGGTGGTGGTGAAGAGCTGACCAGCCCCAGAGACTGGCTGTGGCTGCAAACAGAGCAGGAGCAGTAGGGGGGCCTGATTGCTCTGCTCAAGGTCACCATCTGGGCACAgttatattaatattattatctGGTTCACTGCTttactccctccctcactccttacATGCACCTGTCTGTCCTGCTGATAGGAGGCAGGGGGAGTTAATGggacactcttctctctctcagcccagttTGTACTATTGGTTGTGGCTGGTGTGTTTGCATACCCAGAGCCCTTAGGCACTGACAAAGGCTCAATGTGCATGTTGGACTGGAACACTGATTCATTTTGTTCATAAGTCCTGCACAAATagatgttatttatttttatgtattgCCAATGAACTTCACTGGCCTTTTGCAGAGGGCAGGGGGGACATTTTGATGGACCCTCTGATGGTTGACTGGTTCAACCTGATCCAAAAGAAGCAGACATGCATTAGGAGGGAGTCAGAGCTTGTGTACATGTGAGTACTTGTCAAGTTTAAATGTTACCCAAATGTATCTGCACTATTTCGGGTTTACAATGGCTTAAAAATCACTTATTGCATTTGTCAGAGCTAAGACTCAAGACCTGGAGGAGCAGCAGCCTGGGGTGGAGGGTGAGCTGCGCAGACTGTTGGAGAAACCAGGTAGGAGGCACAATGTTCACACAGCACCTCAACTGTTCACTTTACATCCCCCTAACAGATCAGCAgctaccatgttgtagtgtagtgctaccatgttgtagtgtagtgctaccatgttgtagtgtagtgctaccatgttgtagtgtagtgctaccatgttgtagtgtagtgctaccatgttgtagtgtagtgctaccatgttgtagtgtagtgctaccatgttgtagtgtagtgctaccatgttgtagtgtagtgctaccatgttgtagtgtagtgctaccatgttgtagtgtagtgctaccatgttgtagtgtagtgctaccatgttgtagtgtagtgctaccatgttgtagtgtagtgctaccatgttgtagtgtagtgctaccatgttgtagtgtagtgctaccatgttgtagtgtagtgctaccatgttgtagtgtagtgctaccatgttgtagtgtagtgctaccatgttgtagtgtagtgctaccatgtagtagtgtagtgctcccatgtagtggtgtagtgctcccatgtagtggtgtagtgctcccatgtagtggtgtagtgctCCCATGTCTAACGTAGGTCTTCTTATCCCTGGTGTCACAGATCATCTGAAGTCGACAGAGGAGCGTCGGCGAGAGAGCAGTCTGATGGAGAGGCTGATGGAGATTGTGAACTGTAGAAACGCCATTGTAGAAGGACTGGATGAAGACAGGCTCAGGTAGGGAACTAGCGCAACTTTATTGCTTGCACAATTTGATGCGAGTTGTGACtggaggtcgaccgattcatcggaatggccgattaattggggccgatttcaaattcataacaatcggaaatcggtatttttgggtgccgatttttaatttaaaaaaatatatatatatatacacacacacacgcccaatttttctgtttttgatttgttaaataagtTTGGATatttcaataaatgtcgttccacttcatgattatgtcccacttgttgttgattcttcacaaaaaaaatacagttttatatctttatgtttgaagcctgaaatgtggcaaaaggtcgcaaagttcaagggggccgaatactttcgcaaggctgtgtgtgtgtgtgtatatatatatatatatatattttttttttatataccttttattttactaggcaagtcagttaagaacacagtcttattttcaatgactgcctaggaacggtgggttaactgcctcattcaggggcagaacgacagattttcaccttgtcagctcgggatccaatcttgcaaccttacagttaactagtccaacgcaataacgacctgcctctctctcgttgcactccacaaggagactgcctgttacgcgaatgcagtaagcaaaGGTAAGTTgcaagctagcattaaacttatcttataaaaaaaacaatcaatcataatcactagttaactacacatggtttatattactagatattatctagcgtgtcctgtgttgcatataatctgactgagcatacagtatctgactgagcggtggtaggcagaagcaggcgcgtaaacattcattcaaacagcactttcgtacgttttgccagcagttctttgttgtgtgtcaagcattgcgttgtttatgacttcaagcctatcaactcccaagatgaggctggtgtaaccaaagtgaagtggctaactagttagcgcgcgctaatagtttcaaacatcactcgctctgagccttctagtggttgttccccttgctctgcatgggtaacgctgctttgatggtggctgttgtcgttgtgttgctggttcgagcccagggaggagcgaggagagggacgggagCTTTACTgttactggcaatactaaagtgcctataagaacatccaatagtcaaaggttaatgaaatacaaatggtatagagggaagtactcctataattcctataataactacaacctaaaacttcttaccttagGATATTGAAGACTTgttttaaaaggaaccaccagctttcatatgttctgcgcaaggaactgaaacgttagctttcttacatagcacgtattgcacttttacttctccaacactttgtttttgcattatttaaaccaaattgaacatatttcattatttacttgaggctaaatttattttattgatgtattatattaagttaaaataagtgttcattcagtattgttgtaattgttattattataaataCAAAATCggacgattaatcggtatctgcttttttggtcctccaaataatcggtatcggcgttgaaaaatcatagtcggtcgacctctagttgtgacccattttcttttttaaatgtgAGGAGCATTTCAATATCTGCAATGGTCTCAAGCGGTCACTGAGGTCAAGCTGGATGTGTAACTTGAAAAACCTAAACATGTTCTCTATTTTAGGGAAGATGAAGAGGATCAGCAGTTGAATGAAATGATGCAGACTCTTGGTGAGTATTTTAAAATGCCACTGTCTGTAAACCCTGGGATGTTCCTTAATGTCATTTTCTCTGTTCTGGTGGACAGGACTTAAAAAATCCAAAATCAAGAGGAAGTCCTTCAAAATGCTGTTCAGACGAAAAAGTAGTAAAAAGGTCGCCGTGTTTTGATTGTTCTACCCTGCTCTGGCGGGGGTATGCATTTTCCAATGTGTCTGGATCGTATTTAAATAAGGTTTATATTTTCAAGTGCGTCTGTACACCAACTTGTGTTCATGCTGGTATTGGAGTTTGTCTGTTGCTCATCCTGAAAGATCTGAAGGTCAAAGACCAACTTTTTTTCAGCTACTTATCAGATCAAGTTGGGGTTTCGTCGCAAAGTTTCATTTAGAAATGCTTTTTGTTTGAGAAGACTCCCGGCTTTCACTCTTCATTTAGTGTTCAGTTGTTCTTGAGATGGGTCTCATGACACTTGACTGATCATAAGGTGCTGTTTTTGTCCCTTGTAAGGTGTGGTGTATATCTAAGATCACAATTTAGCTCATGGTTTGCTTAACTTtaactttttttccccccacacaTCTAGTTTGGGATTGTTGTGAAGAGGTGTTCAAGAGTCACTGTTAGAATGAGTCAAATGCAAAATGATGTAACTGGTGTTGTGGCACCGGATAATGGTGAAGGAGAATCCATATCACTGTGATTTAAGAAGTTAGTATCAAAAGAAGAGTGCCTTTGAGTGATGTTTTTAGCTCCAGTATGTCTATTTTAATACCAATGTATTTTATTATGCTTCCAAAAAGTAtgttattacaaacagtaacatTTTGAGTGGAATCTGTCTAGACCAGTGAAGTGGTGAGCAGCGTGTTCTACACTGCCACATTTTAAAGGCTGTATTTCTCCTGTCGTGCTGTAGGTGGCACCATGGTTTTACCTTATAGGAACCAGGCAGGAACCTGAATCCAATTCGCCACAGTACAGACAGTTAATTTCTTTGCTAATTTTATAAATGCTGCAAAAAGTTCCAACTCTGCTGATGCAATAACATTGTGAAAGCTTACGTAGAGCAGTAGCTTATGCACAGGAAAAGGCTTATAGACTAGTGGTTGTATTGAGCTTTTAATCTTAAACCTGGTTTAATTAAACATACATTAGTATAGAATGATCTGCTGAAGCATTGTTTTAAGTAAACATTGTTGGCATTTGGCGTCATCTGTGAAACTGCTGTTTGAGGTATGCACAGGTCCCAGTGTCTCGTGACTTTAAAAAATTGGAAAGAATGTTAAATGAATCTGTACATGATGtgtatttatatttttcattGAAATGAGTTTGCTGTCCAATAAATAATTTGAACATCCTTTCTTTTGAAAGCACTCGTATCTAACTTTTTAAGTTTAAGTTGGCCTTTAAGCAATTATCGGCCATGATGTTTTATAGTTTCAATTAACATGTTCCTTCAACTGTAGGGGATGTATGTTGAATTGATTTCTTCACATGTGAGAGACTGTTCAGTTCCTAATGAAAAATCTTAACTGATCCTTGAGTTCTATCTCATAGAAGCACAAAGTTACagcctgattttttttttttgttactgtACAGATCAGTCCTCATCTAACATGTTTTGGTTCTGGACCAGCTATGCCGGGACACTAAGTATCAAAACTCAGTTATTGTTCAGAGCTACATACTTTTCTGCATTTAATGTGGGTTTTAGGGAAGGCATCAAGATAATTTGTTCACGTCAACATTTGCAGCTACTTATAAACAACACATCCCCAATTGAAGAGGCATGAAATTGTGATCATGAACTTGGAACGGCATCTTTCTAGCTGAGAGAAACTGGGGATGGTATTGGTGCAGTACACCATGCGTGATGTGGGTGACAGTCAAGACAGAATACGTGTGATAGAGTTAATTAAAGCTTTGCGCCCCATCTACTGCAAATGCTTGCGCTTCTGCAATTAAGAATCAAAGGCGAGGGCTTAGTGTCAGGGGGGTGTCTAATACATGGTTTTAACAGGAATGGGACCTGATTTGCCAGGCTCCTAGCGACAAGCATTAACAACGGCCTCAAATTAGAGGGACATTAATATTCATAAGTAAAACAATTCGTCCTGTGAATGTGCTGAAACAAAATCCTCTGAGGTGAGCTCTTGTGTCCACGCTGTCCATCAAAATATGCCTTTACTGATGGAGTGGTTCATCTTTATGAAAGGGTGGCAATGTGTTGTACTGGCTCTAACAAAATACACATGTTATACTGACTTATTCAGGGTTTTACATTCAATGAATTGAAATGATTTTTTTATATGGATTTGTGCCATACTCTACAGACAGGTATTCTTACCAGTAAATCTCAATGTGGAGGATCGCAAGATATTATGGCATAGAAGAACATTGTATTGCATGTTTTACATCAAGTACACTACCCATCTAGGGTAATTTATATTTGATCATTTTAGCCTAAATTGCTATAGTTACATTGCACCAGTAAGTATTTTTGAGGGCCTGTGTGTTTAAAAACCCCTCTGTGtaaaatgtgtttctgtgtgtgtgtgttgtactcaTTCAGAGTGCCAGAGTCTCTGCCACTAGCTTGTAATTATGATCCTCGAGGTAATTTTATCAGGCTCATTAGCTCTGATGAGTAAACGAGAAGCGTGCCTCTAATTTATTGGCCATCCAGGCTGGAGACTTAATTCTCATCAGAGAGATCATAATATTtgtacagagagagaaatgttctATGAGTTGCTAGGCTGTAAGACCAACACTAAGTGAAAGGGAAAGACTTTATGACATCATACAGTAGTTGCAACCCTTTTAGTGGACTGACAGACACTAAACACAGTTGAGCATGTGCTAGAAGTTGTCATTAGATGTGCTATAACCAGGGTCTAAACTGCGTCACATTCATTTCATCTTAAAGCATACTTTCAAATGAAAGTTTGTGTAGTCATTAAATTGTAAATGTATGTGTAAAATTAGTTTCTCAATATAGCAATCGCATTGTTTTGTTCACTGTTTGACTTCAATGGAGAATTCATTTTTTAGAGACAATACTTTTTTTGTGTAAGAACGTTTTGAGCGAGCCGAGGTAAATATGCTCACAATTTCAGTGTAGAAATTTGCATTGAGGAGAAATTATGCGTGCTGGCTACTGGAAATTAAATATATAAAGTACATGACTGGTAGACTTGACAAGTGCAGCTTTCATCCATCTCAAATGAATAATTTTCACTTCCCTTAAACATCCCTAATCCAACCATGTTATCAGTGGGCATGCAGGATTCTTCCTGACTTTCTGCTCAACGCCAGAGCAACTTTTAACTTAACAGAGATTCTGCAATGCAGTTGCTTTACCACAGGGTCTTATAAAACTCTCACACTTATCCTTTTCCTGCTGGTTTTATGGATCAGTAAAATTCCCCTCCCAACACAATATACATAACGTAAGTCTTAATAGATGCCAGAACGTCTCACTCTCCTCAGCCTATGTGCTGGCTCCGTGGATGACGGACTTCACTGTATTTTACCTGCGATTCACATTTGGCTGAAAACCCAGAGAGGATGGTCTCCAAAGAAACCCAGGAACAGAATTTGGCCTTTGGTCCTTTTGATATCAGAAAGTGTGCTAATCATAAGTGAGATGCATCTGTGGACATATTTGGCATTTCAGATGTTCCATAAAGGGATGTTTTTAAGTGATTTTATTGTTGAATTCCAGTCTGCTATGCAAGAACAGTTTGGTTGGTGTAATATAATAGTAATACCCCCATATGAAGATAGTGATGTCTTCTCCATGTTATTTAATTTCTTTGAATTATGCTGTTGTATTCCAGTATCTAAGGACTATGATAAACAATTCAATGAGTAATTGCTGTTTACACTGCATAAGTCCTGTTTGATACCCTCTAATATGAAGGGTTACTGTGCCGTCTACCTTTTTTCAATATCCACTTTCACAGAACCCCTCAGTTTGCGATAAGAATATTAACCTCGTCAATTTCAGGTAACTTTCAACGCTTTAACATCTTGTCTTAAAGACCTACATGTTAGCAGGAGTCTCAGCCCTGGCATTTAGTGACATTTTAAGCCTTTTAACAGAATCCAGACAGGGATTTGCAGTTTCCTCCAAAGGAAAATGTTCTACCCTTTATTTTTTTTCAGAAATTGTGGGCAGAGGGATTAAGTGAAACAAACGTGTAGTAGAAATAGAAGTCTTGTAAAttattttagtaaatatttgTAATATGTTGCTACAGTAATTATTGCTGTCAGAGCCAATTACTTTATTTTGGTAATAGTTATTTTCCACTGCCTTTTCCATCAAGCATTCCTTTCATGTCCATGCCTCTAAGGTCAGAGGTCAATGCAACATCGACAGTGTTTCTGTGTAACTGAGTACTCTACAGTATGGTACAATATGTTCCCTTCAGACTCCTGGATGTGTTCTGGACAGTGCTCCAATTGTGGACAGTGCATTGTGGGAAGCTAACCTTGCTTTCAAAAAACACACTTCTCACTCAATACTGTTTAAAACATAACGGATATATGGTAGTTAGTTTCTCAGACAGCCTCTGAGTGACAGATAGTTTAGAACACAAGCTCGTGAGTTTCGCATGAGTCTGTGTAGTGTCTGCTTGGGCGTGTGTGAAGGCTGCTGTGTAGTGGAGAGACTGGGCTCTGTTCTCTCTGTGGGCAGACTGCTTTGATGCAATGCCTGTCTTATCTCTTGCTTGGCAAGGTTAATGAAGTGGTGGCGTTTTCGGGAAGGAAGTCGGAATGGGATGAGTAGCAAAGACCAGAGGAAGCTCCAAGATGAAACGTACGACTCTGAGCGGCTGTAAGTGGCAATTTTGGTGAATTACTTAGACAATAAGGGGGAGGTTGTCATCCTCTTAAACACAACGGAAGTGGGTATCAGCGACTGGTCGATTTGGATCTCTTTAAGCCCAGTTCATGTGAAATTACATTAGCATTTAGGCTCTGGTTGTAATATGATCTGTCACATCTCCCATATAAGCCCATGTTGGTGTTGCCATGTGTCGTTTTAGTAAAGGTAGTTGTATTCAACTTGCACAGTAGTTCTAAGCACATGTAACAGAGTTGCTTTGAGACACTAAGTTTGACTGCCCCCCCTGAAAAGAAACCTTAGCTCCATATTAAGACAGGCTTTGGTCCCGTTTCCATAAAACATTGTCTCGGCTTAGGTACATCTGAAACCTCATTATGGTTTGTCAGGTGCACCAGGTCCCACTTAACTAAAGGGATGGCTCATTTTATTTACGAAACCTCACTTGGAGCCTGGCTCTTGGGCGCAGCTTAAACAAAGGCCAACAGTGGCACCCTAATACGACTATAATAACAGGTGATGTACTGCTAATGCTTTGTAGCCCTCAGCTTTTTGGTTTTTAATATTCCAATTTCCTTTTGCATCTATAACAGCTAATAGGTAAACAGGAATGAATCAGAGAAATGAAGCAGGTCTACATGCCAATGAATTAGCATATAGATGAGTTCATCTTATACAAATAGTGCTCTTTTACCCAAACCTTCCTGCGCTGTGCAAGAGATCATACAGTATATGTAAAGTATGCGAGGAGAAAATGTAAATTAATCCATTTCAACCTAATAAGAAAATTATTTTTATGTTTAACCCTCA contains:
- the micall2a gene encoding MICAL-like protein 2a — its product is MAAIKALQQWCKLQCNGYRDVAIINMTTSFRDGLAFCALIHKYRPDLIDYDSLNKEDIFDNNNLAFRVAEDKLGIAALLDAEDMVALRIPDRLSVLTYISQYYNYFHGRNPIGGVGAVKRPAEGSKEEPRGKKNLPVVAKTMVYKMVIENCPPPSSLMVKTSPKATRAAVQKTDVLVESSNKTGTLSSKCVVCKCHVHLVQRHFIDGKLYHRSCFKCSECSNVLLAGAYKPGKEPGCFICNDHQNTKNDYNKPPSGVVIQTGCPSANVEFKSDTSRVQSVSRPTSVPLTPIKGVLKPVETTTPAPQPWTSSAQRTQAARQRFFQSSSSTPEAPSSSQKPSVLPRVPLSPEEEKNRARAVITKKLVEANCNNNNTRYFVIRPAERRFGDMVNSDDLPSWNQAECGPGTAGQLFTSNKELLNTVNKASARPTTVSSTIKVNADRAEAPVNWRSKLKPVKNGPGLKTSDSENQAIIVEQPKPEAILKSFATSIVVNIHSTSPPIPPPAFNPPPPGPVSHRAPSPKQPHCGSGGLGTKDGNYSTPLLSTPPLVPVWHRVPTPNKPHHSFAGLGSTDGNSPPISPKPLRQSSTGSKNGKYLSPTNTSQSEMRSPSSHHIPMDQIVKELCEIGDILGDLERKGVEMEKRLRSCEEEGRGDILMDPLMVDWFNLIQKKQTCIRRESELVYIAKTQDLEEQQPGVEGELRRLLEKPDHLKSTEERRRESSLMERLMEIVNCRNAIVEGLDEDRLREDEEDQQLNEMMQTLGLKKSKIKRKSFKMLFRRKSSKKVAVF